The following are from one region of the Flavobacteriaceae bacterium UJ101 genome:
- a CDS encoding uncharacterized protein (Belongs to the Mg-chelatase subunits D/I family. ComM subfamily.), translating into MLIKTYGSTTHGVDAITIIIEVNINQGIGYHLVGLPDNAVRESSYRITSALENCGYKMPRKKIIINMAPADLRKEGASYDLTLAIGILAASGQVLSDQLDHYIIMGELSLDGSLQPIKGVLPIAVQARKEGFKGFILPKQNAQEAAIVNDLNIYGARNIQEVVDFLNNDSNAIQPIQFDTRKEFYKNLIQIEHDFSDVKGQENVKRAMEIAAAGGHNIILIGPPGSGKTMLAKRMPSILPPLSLQEALETTKIHSIIGKTNDKGLITTRPFRSPHHTISDVALVGGGSYPQPGEISLAHNGILFLDELPEFKRTVLEVMRQPLEDREVTLSRAKFTITYPASLMLVASMNPSPSGYFIDDPKNTSTPIEIERYRNKISGPLLDRIDLHIEVTPVPFDKLSEERKGEKSIEIRKRVTKARNIQNKRFDKLNQIHYNAQMGPKQLDQFCKLDETSIQLLKIAMERLNLSARAYDRILRVARTIADLAEEKDLQSNHIAEAIQYRSLDREI; encoded by the coding sequence ATGCTTATTAAAACATACGGAAGTACTACTCATGGTGTAGATGCTATTACAATTATCATTGAAGTAAATATCAACCAAGGAATTGGATATCATCTTGTCGGTCTTCCTGACAATGCAGTTCGAGAAAGTAGTTATCGTATCACATCTGCACTTGAAAATTGTGGTTACAAAATGCCTCGTAAAAAAATTATCATCAACATGGCTCCTGCCGATTTAAGAAAAGAAGGTGCTTCTTATGATTTAACTTTAGCTATTGGAATTCTTGCTGCTTCTGGACAAGTATTATCCGATCAACTTGATCATTATATTATTATGGGAGAATTATCATTAGACGGAAGTTTACAACCCATCAAAGGAGTTCTACCCATTGCTGTTCAAGCTAGAAAAGAAGGTTTTAAAGGTTTCATTTTACCAAAACAAAATGCTCAAGAAGCCGCCATAGTTAATGATTTAAATATTTATGGCGCTCGAAACATTCAAGAAGTTGTTGATTTTTTAAATAATGACTCCAATGCCATTCAACCTATTCAATTTGATACTCGAAAAGAATTTTATAAAAATTTAATACAAATAGAGCATGATTTTTCTGATGTAAAAGGACAAGAAAACGTTAAAAGAGCTATGGAGATTGCCGCAGCAGGAGGTCATAACATCATTTTAATCGGACCACCAGGATCTGGTAAAACCATGCTTGCAAAACGTATGCCCTCTATTTTACCTCCTCTTAGCTTACAAGAAGCACTAGAGACAACTAAAATTCATTCTATCATTGGAAAAACAAATGATAAAGGGCTCATAACTACACGTCCTTTCAGAAGTCCTCATCATACTATATCAGATGTTGCACTTGTTGGTGGAGGTAGCTATCCACAACCTGGAGAAATTTCTTTGGCTCATAACGGTATTTTATTTTTGGATGAACTACCTGAATTTAAGCGTACAGTATTAGAAGTTATGCGTCAGCCTTTAGAAGATCGTGAAGTGACCTTATCTCGAGCAAAATTTACTATTACATATCCCGCTAGTTTAATGTTAGTTGCTTCTATGAACCCTTCTCCTTCTGGCTATTTTATTGATGATCCTAAAAACACTTCTACTCCTATAGAAATAGAACGTTATCGAAACAAAATTTCAGGGCCCTTATTAGATCGTATTGATTTACATATTGAAGTTACACCTGTTCCTTTTGACAAATTATCAGAGGAACGAAAAGGTGAAAAAAGTATTGAAATTCGAAAACGTGTTACAAAAGCTCGAAACATACAAAATAAACGCTTTGACAAACTGAATCAAATCCATTATAATGCTCAAATGGGTCCTAAACAGTTAGACCAATTTTGTAAATTGGATGAAACAAGTATTCAATTACTTAAAATAGCTATGGAACGCTTAAATTTATCAGCACGAGCTTACGATCGTATTTTGCGTGTCGCACGAACCATCGCCGATT